The sequence below is a genomic window from Zhongshania aliphaticivorans.
AAGTAAAACCGTTGATACGATTCGTTGAAGGACGGGACGCCGTATAAATCCTCGATTTCAGCGGCAGTGAGAATTGATAGTCGCTTGTTTCTGCTCATTCTTTGACCCAAAGGCCGAAGAAGATACTGAAACTTGAGCTAAATTAAAATTAATAGTGGCTTGGAGGCCAGCAAATACGGGGCCTTCAACGGTTTTTGCAGTATTTGGAGGCAAAATCCCTAGGACCCCGAATACGGGCGCAGCGCCTCTGATCGTCTTCTCCGATCCAGGCCACCGTCTCGATACTATCATCGACACTTGCATCGCCCCCCTTATCACTACCCTTAATGCCATGACGACTGCCCAGCGCCAGCAGGCCGATCACACTGCCCAGCCCCTGCTCTGCCGGGAAGTGATCCAGTATATCGCCGATTGAGGCCTGGTCACGCTGTTCGAGCAGCGAGCATACATGCTCCTTCAGGGTGCGAAAATCGATTTCCGACTGCGCTACCAACTCGCTGACCGACTCCAGATCGATGGGCGCGGGTTCACCCTCGCGCATCGCCTCCGGCTCCGCCTGCAGTGCCGGATCGTAGAGTGCCCATTGGGACAGAGAGTGCAACCGACTGCTAGTCAGTTCCAGGGAATATGTCAGGGACTCAGTTGTCTTGACCCCATCCTTGATCGCCAGCGCGGCGCGTTGTGCTTCCTTCAGTAGCTGGTTCACGCGGCGCTGCTCAAGGTACTCACGGCTTTGCACGAAATACTTGAGGCTGCGGGCAAAGGTCTGCAACACCTCGTGGACCGCGCCACCCTGTTCGAGAAGATTTCTGGTCAAACGCAACAGGAAACGACGCTCCCGCATATCCAGCCCAGCAACAAACTCCCGCGACATCACGCTGTCGAGGGATTCCTCCAGCATCGCTGCCTGTTCAGGATCGGTCAGCAGACGCCAGAAGGCAGAGAAGGTCCGACCCGCTTCGCTCTCCGCAATCAGATCGATACCGGTAAACAGTGAATCGAGCACTTCGCCCCGATTGCCATCACTATCCATGATGCGCTCTCGCAGATCCCGGTTTAGCTGCTCGAACTGGTCACGCACCCGGCGAAAATCGCCCGTCAGATCATCGGCCAGGGAAATGATCTCCCGCGTCCGTTCCAATGCAGTATCACATGGCAGGACGCGCAGCTGCCCCTTCTGGATGGCATCAATCTCCATACCGATACGGGCCTGTTCCGCCATCAGGCGGTCGATCCGGCGATGTTTATCAGCATCGGTGTCCTCGGCCAGCCCGGCCAGGGCCTGTATCACCAGCGAGAGGCGACTCTCGGTCGCCGCCGCATGGGGCTCAGCGATGGCAGACACAAACCGAATTGCCTCCACCGTTGCTGTAGAGAGTTCGTATTCCTCCTCACTGGCGCCCGGCGGGAATCGCCTCTCGAGATAACCGTCACTCAGCCAGTTGGCCACATAGGCCTGAGCCGTCTGGGGAAAATCATCCCCCTGGGCCCGCAACTCTTCCAGATCTCTTGTCAGACGCTCAAACAGTATCGAGGCCGGCAGGCTGCGTTCCTTTTCATAGAGGTGTGATTGAAGCAGAGCAATCACCGTCGGCCCGTTGCCAGACGCGAGTAAGCGCCACAAAGGCTGATTGCGCATGCGGCGGTAAGTGGCAATGTTTTTGTCTGCTTTCACTGCTCCATCCAAAGTCTTTATGGCCAAAATCGTTGTGGCCTAAACATCGAAAGAGAATACCCGCAACGTCCACACCAGCGGCGGCAGGTGTCCATCCATCTATTTCTGCCAGAGACCCACCTCAACGAGGCGCCGAACCAATGCGCCGCGTTTTCCATGCCGAGTCATAAACTGAGTCAATCTTCTGTCGAAATCGGCTCGGGTCGCACACAGTACGTAGGCATCCGACAGATCGACAAGTGTGCGTTTGACTTCATCGTAGGCAGAGGCAATGCCTCGTTTAGCGTGATTGTCGGCAGTCCGCCAGTGTCGGTTGAAGTCAGCAGCCAGTGTACGCAAATAGGTTTCTCGTTCGGCCTGCCGTTCAGCTTCGGCCTTTTTGTACTGTATAGCTGCCTGCTGCTTTCTCACTTCGGTAGCGGATGCCGCCAGCTTATGCAGATCGGCGACCTTGCGCCGCGGCATTGCAGACTTCTCGCCTGATGACTGCTCACGCCGCCAGGCCAGGAACTGCCGTTTTAATTCGCGCTCGGCCCGTTGTGCATGCCCGGTCAATAACAATTTAAGCATCGCGTTTTTCTCTACTTCAGGAAGCGCGGCAAGCCAGGCATCCAGTTCCACATCGCTCTTGCTGTTGGATTTTGCAACTCCAGGGTCAGCAAGTCCGGCGGCGGTCAGTAGATCCGCATCGATTTCCAGAAAGTCCGCCAGCGATTGCTGGGCTGCGCTCAACCGGGAAAGTCCGGGCGGCGGTTCAGGTTCCATGCTCTTTTCACTGACTTCACCAGCACTCACGCCGGCCAACCAACCAAGATACAGCGGGCGCAGATCGCCCCCTAGCAATTCGTCACGCAATGGCGCCAGTCTACCCATCCAGCCGTGTCCATTCTCAAGGGCAAAGCGCTCATAGTCGTCACTCTCATCCAGCCCCCATTCAAGCAGCCAATGTGTCTTTGTCTGCGTCGCTGTAAAAGTGGTTTCGGTTTTGAAATCACGGAAGGTCCCCACATCAAAAACACTTTTCGGCAAGCGCAGGTAAAGAATGCAGGTGCACCAGTTTGCCACGTAGACGTGAGCATCAAAGTAACGCCGCATCCAGTCAACCGGGTTAGCCTTAAGATCACCCCACTGATAATCATTGACGAAACTGGACGAGGTAATGTGAGCACGAGACGAACAACTGCGCAGTTCGGCCATTTGCTTCGAGGTCAGTGGCTCATCAATAGCGATGAACTCGTAGTATTGGTATTCACTCATCCCGATTCACTGTTTGCGAAGCGAAGCCTCTCCATAAGTCCTGACAATGAAATAACGTTTATATCACTACCTACAGGAAATTCATCCTCACCACCATAAAGGATGTACTTATGCGTTGCGCCAACATCATCACAGGTCTGGCTATAATGCTTGCCGATTTTGGGGGCAACCCCATACTTAATCTCGACAGCCCAGATGTCAGACGACGGCATCCTGATAACAAGATCGATCTCTGCACCAGCAGCCGTTCGGTAAAAGTAAGTCTCTGCACGACCTGGCAGGATGGAATGAATATTCTCGATGACAAAGCCTTCCCAGCTTTTTCCCAATACTGGATTAGACAGCAACGCATCATAGGCATTGATTCCCAGCAATCGGTGCAGGATGCCGCTATCACGCACGTAAAAACGGGGGGATTTAACTAACCGCTTCTTGACGTTGGCATACCAGGGTTCAAGGCGCCTGACCAACAAAAGATCCGTCAGAATATCAATGTAGTGCGTTACCGTCTTGGCATCGACTTCCAGATTTGAGGCGAGCCTGGAATAGTTAACGGTCTCACCCTGAAGATGCGCCAACATCGTCCACAGCCGACGTAACCTTGCCGCAGGAACGCGAAAGCCCATTTGCGGAATATCTCGCTCAAGATAGGTACGAATCAGATTTTCCAGCCAGTCCATAGCCAGATCATCACCCGCAGCAAGATAGCTGTCCGGGAATCCGCCCCGCAACCACAAGGTCTGTCTTTGCCGTTGGTGACCATCGACTTCAGCCAGGTTCAGACCGCTCATCTCCAGATAGCTAATCCGACCTGCAAGACTTTCGGAAGACTGACGCATCAGATCCATTGATGCTGACCCAAGCAGCAAAAACTGACCTGCTCGACGCCCCTGCTCCCGATTTTTATCGATCAGCCCCCGCAGTACGGGAAACAAGTCCGGGCTTCGCTGTATTTCATCCAGAACAACCAACTTATCGGCATGGGCGCTTAAGAAACTGCTGGGGTCACTGAGCTTCAGTAAATCCTCGGGGGCTTCCAAATCGAGGTAAATCGAGTCGATGTTTTTAGCAATGATTTTTGCCAGCGTTGTCTTGCCAACCTGGCGTGCACCCAACAGTGCAACCGCAGGCACTTGTGCGATGGTTGCTCGAAGTTTCTCTGAAATTTGACGATCAATCATACCTTGCATTTTAGGAGTCAACATCCAAATTTGCAAGATTTAAACAGATGATCGGTTGATACTCCTGCGTTTCTGATACCAGACACTGGCAGATATTCCCTGAGTGGTACAACTACTCTGATACCATGCAGGCATCAATTCCCCATTGGTGGTATTGCTACCTTTTACCTTGTTGCACACAAGAAATACCATGAAAAATACCATTGATAATGCAGATTACATTATCAATGGAAGTTATTTTATTGTTATATTTCAATGGGTTATGATATTGCGTCACTCCCACTCAATGGTGGCTGGCGGCTTGCTGCTGACATCGTAGGCTACGCGTGAAACTTGCTTTATCTCGTTGATAATACGATTTGAAACTGTCTCTAGCAGCTCGTAAGGCAGGTGCGCCCAGCGCGCGGTCATGAAGTCGATAGTCTCTACAGCGCGCAATGCAATAACGTATTCATAGCGGCGCGCATCCCCTACTACACCAACCGATTTCACCGGCAGGAACACGGCAAAGGCTTGGCTGGTTTTGTGGTACCAGTCGGCGCGGTGCAGCTCTTCTAAGAAGATGGCGTCGGCTTCGCGAAGAATATCGGCATATTCTTTTTTCACTTCGCCTAAAATCCGCACACCCAAACCTGGACCAGGGAAAGGATGGCGATAGACCATATCGTAAGGCAGGCCTAGCTCTAAACCAATGCGGCGCACTTCGTCTTTAAAGAGTTCACGCAGTGGTTCTACCAAGTCCATCGCCATATCGTCTGGCAGGCCGCCAACATTATGGTGCGATTTTATGACGTGGGCTTTGCCGGTTTTTGAGGCGGCAGATTCAATCACGTCGGGGTAAATTGTGCCCTGCGCAAGGAAGTTAACATCCTTGAGGGTGGTGGCTTCTTGATCGAAAATTTCGATAAAGGTATTGCCGATAGATTTGCGTTTTTTCTCGGGGTCGGCTTCGCCGGCCAGCTTGCTTAGAAACGCTTCTTCGGCGTCAACACGAATCACTTTCACGCCCATGTTTTTGGCGAACATTTCCATCACCTGATCGCCTTCGTTTTTACGAAGCAGGCCGTTATCAACAAACACGCAAGTAAGCTGGGTGCCAATGGCCTTGTGCAATAAGGCTGCCACTACTGAACTGTCTACGCCGCCGGAAAGACCCAGCAATACTTTTTGATCGCCGACTTGGGCGCGCACCTTGGCAATGGCGTCTTCAACAATATTGGCGGGTGTCCACAGTGCTTCGCAGCCACACAGTTTCAGTACAAAATGTTCGAATATGCGCTGACCTTGTAACGTGTGAGTCACTTCGGGGTGAAACTGCACACCATAGAACTTCTTGGCCTCGCACTGCATTGCCGCAATTGGGCACGATGGCGTAGAGGCCAAAACCTCAAACCCTTCTGGCAGGCGAATAACCTTGTCGCCATGGCTCATCCACACATCAAGTAACGTCTTGCCGTCTTTACTGTCGATATGGTCAGCAATGTCTGCGGTTAGTGCGCCAGCGGTTTCCAGTTTGATCTGCGCGTAGCCAAATTCATGAACTGGCGAGCCTTCTACCTTGCCGCCCATTTGCTCTGCCATGGTCTGCATGCCGTAGCAAATACCCAATACCGGCACACCCAATTCGAACACCAATTGTGGCGCTCGTGGCGAACCTGCTTCCGTTACCGACTCTGGCCCACCCGCCAAGATAAAGCCTGAGGGTTTGAATTCCTTAATATCGTCATCGCTGATATCAAAGGCGCGAATTTCGCAGTACACGCCAATTTCACGAATACGCCGCGCAATCAGCTGGGTGTACTGAGAGCCAAAATCTAGAATCAAAATACGGTGGGCGTGGATATCTGGGATTGACACGGCAATTCTCTCAACAAGGTTCACGGCAAATGTGAACATAAATAAAACAGCAAACCCGCTGCGGTAGCGGGTTTGTTAATTAAAAAAATAACGACCACTGCCCCTAGGTGGGGTAATTAGGCGCTTCTTTGGTGATGCTCACGTCGTGCACATGGCTTTCATTCATACCCGCCGAGGTCACCCTTACAAACTCTGGATTGTTACGCATGGCTTCAATGTCGAGGCTGCCGGTATAACCCATTGCTGAGCGCAAGCCGCCCATTAACTGGTGGACAATCGCGGCCAGCGGGCCTTTGTAGGCAACACGGCCTTCAATGCCCTCGGGTACGAGCTTCTCCGCACCGTCATCAGCACTTTGGAAATAGCGATCGCTAGAACCCTGGGTTTTAGTCATAGCACCCAACGAACCCATACCGCGATAGGATTTGTAGGTACGGCCTTGGAATAGCTCGACCTCACCTGGTGCCTCTTCGGTGCCAGCGAACATCGAGCCCATCATAATGCAGTTTGCACCGGCAACAACGGCCTTAGACAAATCACCAGAAAAGCGAATACCGCCATCGGCGATGAGCGGTACGCCGGTGCCTTTAAGGGCGGCAGCAACATTAGCAATAGCGCTAATTTGCGGAACACCCACGCCAGTTACAATACGCGTAGTACATATGGAACCAGGACCAATACCGACCTTAACCGCGTCGGCGCCAGCTTCGAGTAGCGCCAAAGCCGCTGCGCCAGTCGCAATATTGCCGCCGATCACGTCAACCTGAGGGTAGTTCTCTTTAATCCAGCGCACGCGATTTAATACATTCATGGAATGACCGTGCGCAGTGTCAACCACCAATACATCTACTCCAGCGGCAACCAATGCGGCAACGCGATCATCGGTATCTGCACTAGTGCCAACCGATGCACCAACCCGCAACTGGCCCTGACTGTCTTTACAGGCATGAGGGTAAGTCTGGGCGTTGTTCATGTCTTTAACCGTGATCATGCCAGTCAATTTAAAATCGTCATTGACCACTAAGACTTTTTCAATGCGGTGACGGTGCAGTAGCTCTCTGGCTACCACCATATCCACGCCCTCTTTAACTGTGACCAGCTTTTCTTTCGGGGTCATCATGCTAGAAACAGGAACGTTTAATTCTTCTTGAAAGCGTACATCGCGGCTAGTAACAATACCGACTAGCTCGCCTTTATCCAGTACTGGAACACCGGAGATTTTGTGGCGACGACGTAGCTCAAACAACTCGCTAAGTGGTGCACTCGCTTCAATGGTGATTGGATCTTTAACAATACCGCTCTCGTGCTTTTTAACCGCGCGCACTTCTTGAGCTTGCTGAGCAATGGTCATGCTCTTGTGAATAATGCCGATGCCGCCTTCCTGAGCGAGGGCAATGGCCAGCGCGCTTTCAGTGACGGTATCCATTGCGGCGGACACAAGGGGAATATTCAGTGAGATATTACGGGTCAGCTGAGTTTTTAGGCTAACGTCTTTAGCGGTAACCTCGGAGTAACCTGGGAGCAGAAGAACGTCATCAAAGGTGAGTGCTTCTTGGGCAATACGTAGCATAAATAGATTCCAATGCCGGTGGCTAGAATCCTCGCAATTTTAAGCGATACAGCCCTCTTAGTAAACCGATTCTTGGCGAACTACCCACTATATCTTGCTACAATAGCGCCATGACTACACAAGAACCGCCACAAACTCTCTCTGTCAGCCAATTAAACGGTTTGGCTAAACAATTACTCGAAGACTGCTTTGCCCAGGTCAACGTGACCGGCGAACTGTCGACCTTGTCACGCCCCAGCTCCGGCCACTGGTATTTCACCCTAAAAGACGACCGCGCTCAAATTCGCTGCGCCTTCTTTAAGGGTAAGAATATGCGGGTTAATTTTAACCCCGAGCCCGGCCAGCAAGTCAGCGTGCGCGGCAAAGTCAGCCTATATGAAGGCCGCGGTGACTATCAACTCATTGTCGACAGTATGCAGCAAGCTGGCGCTGGCGCGCTGGCCTTGGCCTTTGAAAAGCTCAAGCAAGAACTGCTGGCCGCAGGCTGGTTCGACCCCGAACACAAAAAGCCGCTACCGGCCACCATCAAACACGTTGCGGTAGTGACCTCCCCAACTGGCGCGGCTATTCACGATATTCTATCGGTGTTTAAACGCCGCTGGCCCGCCATGCAGATCAGCGTATTGCCGGTGCTGGTACAGGGGAATAATGCTGCAGGGCAAATAGCCAATGCCATTGCCCAAGCTAACCACTGGGCGCGCACTAAACAGCTAGACTTTGACGTGATTCTGGTTTCCCGCGGCGGCGGCTCATTAGAAGATTTATGGCCGTTTAACGAACATATTGTCGCGGCCGCCATTCACGACTCTGAACTCCCAGTAATTAGCGCCGTGGGCCACGAAGTCGATTTTAGCATTAGCGACTTTGTTGCCGATATCCGCGCCGCCACGCCATCTGCAGCCGCCGAGCTGCTCAGCCCAGACCAAGCTGAGCTAGTATCTAAGCTTCATTTACTCAAGGGCCGACTCGCCAAAGCCCAGCAATTGCGGCTGCGACGCTGGCAAGAGCAACTGCTGTCTTTAAGCCGCCGCGTTCGCGATCCGCGCAGCCAGCTCCGCGAGCAAAGCCAGCGCCTAGATGATTTAGAGCTGCGTTTGCAACGCCAGTGGCAGCAAAGCCAGCGCCGCCGCCAGCAGCGCCTCAACGCTGCCAATCAGCAGCTAGCCCTGCTCAACCCAGAACGCCAGCTAAAAGCTAAACATAAAGAACTCAGCGGCCTGCGCGACAGAATGCAACACGCCATAAAGCTGCGACTGCAACAGCCACGAATTGCCTTAAAAAACATGGAGCAACAGCTCAGGGCCCTGGGCCCCGAACAAACCTTGAATCGAGGCTACGCCATTATTAGCGATCAAAATGGGGCCATCGTCCGCGACGCCGACGCCCTGAAAAGTGGTGATCAGCTAAACGCGAAACTAGCCAAAGGTGCAGCGACGCTTACCGTTAGCAAATAGCGCTTAAGCCAGTGTTTTACGAAAATGGCTTAACAAGGTATGGGGACTAGTTTGCGCTGTTATATTTGGGCTTAGCACGCCCATAATACTTGTTAGGTCTTCCCGTAATATTGCATTGCAGTAAAAGGAATAAACGCATTCTTGGGCGTCAATCTCTGGGCGGTAGGTCGATAATAAATCAACCGTATAATGAAACGGCTCAGCAAGCGCTTTGCGCGCAATTTCTTGAACCGTGCTACTCGTCGACTCCGTCACCAAGCGCAGCATTAAGCGCCGCAAGACTAAATCGCTGTGGATTATATCGAGGAATTTCCCCAGATAGGAAAACAAGGCCTCTTCAGCACTAGCCGCCTCCTCGCCATGCACCGGCTTTATTTTTTTTAGCGCGGTCTCTAAATACGTAGACGTGCTTTGCACGTAAACATCATCTTTACCCTTAAAATGATCATACAAAGCGCCCTTCGTAAGCTTTGCTGCTTTTGCCAACAAATCCATACTCACGCCGTTATAACCATGCTTTGCAAACTGCTGCGCACTGCACAGCAATATCATTGCCCGCGTTCGTTCGCGCTTGCCACCCACCTCACCTGCTGCCATCTCACTATCTCTAATTCATTATTTGCACAGCCTTTATACCCAAGCTAATTACGCAGGTAAATCATTGCAGCAACATACCATCCGGTATATTATCCAAAAACATACCAATCGGTACATTATAAAAAGAAGGAATTCCCTTGCACGCACCACTGAAAAGCTACATTACACACAATATACGCTGTCGCGTTATGGCCTTACTTGCCGCAAGCTTAGCCACTCAAAGCTGGGCCGGAATAGGTGTTCTGCCACTTGGCTTTGGTGCCGATTCCAATGCAATGGCCGGCACAGATATGGCTTTTTCCAGCGATCCACTGAGTATCAACAACAATACTGCAGGCATCGCAAAACCAAAATCTGCCCAATTTAGCACTGTTATTGAGGGCTTTGCGATGAACGGCATTCGCCATGCAGACTCACTGGGCAACGACGAGCGCTCTCGTAATGATCGTGCTCTGCTTGTCAGCGGTGCGTGGTCTAAGCCACTTGCAAACCACCCAGGCATTACTATCGGCTTAGGACTATTTGCCCAGGGCGGAGTCGGCTACGAATACAAAAATCTCAACACCGCGTTTGGAAATAGCGACGATCTCACCGCTTTATTTGGGGTATTTCGGCTTGCACCCGCCGTCGCCTGGAATATCAGCGACAAATTTCGCCTCGGCTTTAGTGGCTCAATAAATTACTCCGAAGCAGAGCAAGAGATATTTCCAAATACCTCGGATGCGAGCAGCGGTTTCCCCGGTCTCGACATTAAAAACATGAGCGGCGTCAGCTATGCTTGGCGCACCGGCTTACAGTACGACATCAACGACCGACTCACCCTAGGCATGGCCTACGGCTCCGACACTGAGCTAGTGCTAAAAGACGGGAATGCAGTGGTAAACTTTGAAGCGATGGGCCTAGGCCGAGTTAAATACACCTCTGCCAAAATTGACGGGCTATCATTGCCCAGTGAATTAGGTATTGGTCTTGCTTGGAAGATCACCCCTAAGCTTAGTTTGGGCGCCGACCTTAATTGGTATCGCTGGAGCAAAGCCCTTGGCAAAGTTACCACCCAGTTATCTGGAGCACAGACCAATGGCGCACCAGACAAAATAATAATAAATTCTGATTTTGGCGGGCAAGATCAATTCTCAAGTTCTGTCGGCAGCAAGTACCAAATAAATGATAGAACTCAGTTTTTAGCCGGTGTGAACCACGTTGGCAATGTTATTAAACATGGCAATGAATCACCGTTAAACAATCTTATCGCGAAGTGGCACCTTAGTGCTGGATTAAACCATGAATTAGACCAACACTGGAAAACCTCATTGATCGCGAACTATGTAACCAAACTCAATCGCCAATATACAAACACTCAACTACCCTTAGGCAGAGTGGCACAAGAGACTTTTAGCACTTATTCTGTCGCGATCGGCGTGAGCTATAAATGGTAGGCGCTTTCAACATTCGTAAGGCGTACTCGCACGTTGCTGCACGCTGCGTATTCCGACCCAACCTGATCACCGCCTGCGATCCAACGTGATCACCTGTTGCGAACGAACGTGATCACTCATTGCGATTTAAAATGATCACTTTACGGGACTTATCGCAACGGGTGTTCACGTTGTCGCAATGACTGATCACCATCAATTTCCACACCACCTCATGCATTGAAATTCATCCTGTACTGCACGTTATCCTTGCCGCTTTTGCGCCGGGATGACGATGCCAAACACGAGATTAGCAATGCGACATATCAAAGAAATTCTCCGCCTTAAACTTGAGGCAAAGCTAAGTCATCGCCAGATAGCGCGCAGCCTGGGCATTGGCGTGGGCACCGTATCAACCTACGGCAAACGCGCCTCTGCGCTGGGGCTTTGCTGGCCCCTGCCCGCCGAGCTGTCAGATAACGATCTTGAGCAACTGCTGTTTCCTTCACCCCAGCTGAGTGCGCGACATGGCCGCGTTATGCCTGATTGCGCCGCCATACATCTGGAGCTAAAGCGCAAAAGCGTCACCAAACAGCTGCTGTGGGAGGAATACAAACAGGCTTATGGGGATGCGGGCTATCAGTACTCGCAGTATTGCGGGTATTACCGCGAATGGCGCGCCCAACAAAAACGCTCTATGCGGCAGATCCACCTCGCCGGTGAAAAACTATTTGTGGATTACAGTGGCGCGACAGTGCCGATTGTTAACCCAGATACCGGCGAGATCCGCAACGCTGAAATCTTTGTCGCGACGCTCGGTGCCAGCAATTACACCTTTGCCACCGCCAGCTGGACGCAACGCAAAGCGGATTGGATTGATGCCCACGTCAAGGCCTTCGAGTTCTTTGGCGGCGTGCCGGAGATCATTGTGCCTGATCAGCTCCGCAGCGCAGTGAGCAAACCTTGCCGTTACGAACCAACCATCAATGCCAGTTATCAACATATGGCCTCACACTATCGAACCGCGATCATTCCTGCGCGACCGCTCAAACCAAAAGACAAGGCGAAGGCCGAAAACGCGGTGCTGATTGTGCAGCGGTGGATATTAGCGAAGTTACGCCACCAGACCTTCTTTACGCTGGCGGAACTTAACCTTGCAATTAAGGGCTTACTGGAAGACCTCAATCAACGGCCCTTCAAAAAGCTTCCGGGTTGCCGCTTAAGCCAGTTTGAGATGCTGGACAAACCGGCGCTTAAACCACTGCCAGCGACGCGCTATGAATACCTCGAGTTCAAGCTGGCACGGGTCAATATTGATTACCACGTCGAGTTCGACAAGCACTATTACTCCGTTCCTCATCATCTGGTTAAGACGCAAGTGGAGATCCAAGCCAGCCGCGACGGTGTTGCTATCTTCTTTAAGGATCAGCAGGTCGCACGTCATGCACGTAGCCAGCGTCAAGGTGGGTTTACCACCAATACGCAGCACATGCCTGAAGCACACCAGCGGCATCAGCAGTGGACGCCGAAGCGACTGCTCTCGTGGGCGGGAACGATAGGCCCCGAAACACACGCGATGGTTGAGCTGTTCCTGCAACGAAAGCAGGTACCAGAGCAGGCGTATCGCGCCTGCTTAGGGTTACTGAATCTCGCCAAACAATACACACCGGCACGCCTAGAGGCGGCTTGCTTACGTGCACAACACATCAAAGCCCTACGCCTAAGCAATATCAAATCGATCCTGCAGAGCAATATGGATCAACTGGCCCTGCCGCTAGAACCGCAAGCGCAGGCAAGTGAGTCTCATCGCAATGTCCGTGGCGCCAATTACTACCACTAAACAAGCATCATCAACCAAACCACCCAACCCAAGGAAAGCACATGCTAGAAATACAAAGCGTACAACAACTCCGGCAACTTCGACTCACTGGCTTAGCGGACGCACTGGAAGCGCAGTTCCGCCAGCCCAACACCTACGACGAGCTTGGCTTTGCAGAGCGTATCGGCTTAGCCATTGAGCAGGAAATCACCTACCGGAACGACAAACGATTGCAGCGCTTACTCAGCGCTGCACGCCTTAAAGAAATGGCAAGATTGGCGGACGTTGACTACAGCCATCCGCGCGGACTTAAACCAAGCACCGTTGCCGCTCTGCAAAGCAATCATTGGATTAGCAAAGGGCATAACTTAGTGATGACCGGCCCGACGGGCTGCGGCAAAACCTATCTTGCCTGCGCTCTCGGCCACCATGCTTGCGTACAGGGTCATCCCACTCGGTACTTCCGTGCCTCTCGGCTGTTTGAGCAGCTTACCATCGCCCACGGTGATGGCAGCTATCTCAAGCTCCTCGCGCAAATCGCCAAAGCAGACGTACTGATCATTGACGACTGGGGTTTAGAGCCGCTGACGCAAGTGCAAAAGAACGACTTGCTGGAAATCATGGAGGATCGGCACAACAAAAAAACAACGATAGTAACGAGCCAGCTTCCGGTGGAAAACTGGCATGACTTTATCAATGATCCAACGTTGGCTGACGCCATCTTGGATCGGCTTTTACACAACGCTCACAAGATCAATTTGAAGGGGG
It includes:
- the guaB gene encoding IMP dehydrogenase yields the protein MLRIAQEALTFDDVLLLPGYSEVTAKDVSLKTQLTRNISLNIPLVSAAMDTVTESALAIALAQEGGIGIIHKSMTIAQQAQEVRAVKKHESGIVKDPITIEASAPLSELFELRRRHKISGVPVLDKGELVGIVTSRDVRFQEELNVPVSSMMTPKEKLVTVKEGVDMVVARELLHRHRIEKVLVVNDDFKLTGMITVKDMNNAQTYPHACKDSQGQLRVGASVGTSADTDDRVAALVAAGVDVLVVDTAHGHSMNVLNRVRWIKENYPQVDVIGGNIATGAAALALLEAGADAVKVGIGPGSICTTRIVTGVGVPQISAIANVAAALKGTGVPLIADGGIRFSGDLSKAVVAGANCIMMGSMFAGTEEAPGEVELFQGRTYKSYRGMGSLGAMTKTQGSSDRYFQSADDGAEKLVPEGIEGRVAYKGPLAAIVHQLMGGLRSAMGYTGSLDIEAMRNNPEFVRVTSAGMNESHVHDVSITKEAPNYPT
- a CDS encoding ATP-binding protein translates to MIDRQISEKLRATIAQVPAVALLGARQVGKTTLAKIIAKNIDSIYLDLEAPEDLLKLSDPSSFLSAHADKLVVLDEIQRSPDLFPVLRGLIDKNREQGRRAGQFLLLGSASMDLMRQSSESLAGRISYLEMSGLNLAEVDGHQRQRQTLWLRGGFPDSYLAAGDDLAMDWLENLIRTYLERDIPQMGFRVPAARLRRLWTMLAHLQGETVNYSRLASNLEVDAKTVTHYIDILTDLLLVRRLEPWYANVKKRLVKSPRFYVRDSGILHRLLGINAYDALLSNPVLGKSWEGFVIENIHSILPGRAETYFYRTAAGAEIDLVIRMPSSDIWAVEIKYGVAPKIGKHYSQTCDDVGATHKYILYGGEDEFPVGSDINVISLSGLMERLRFANSESG
- a CDS encoding DUF3375 domain-containing protein, which translates into the protein MKADKNIATYRRMRNQPLWRLLASGNGPTVIALLQSHLYEKERSLPASILFERLTRDLEELRAQGDDFPQTAQAYVANWLSDGYLERRFPPGASEEEYELSTATVEAIRFVSAIAEPHAAATESRLSLVIQALAGLAEDTDADKHRRIDRLMAEQARIGMEIDAIQKGQLRVLPCDTALERTREIISLADDLTGDFRRVRDQFEQLNRDLRERIMDSDGNRGEVLDSLFTGIDLIAESEAGRTFSAFWRLLTDPEQAAMLEESLDSVMSREFVAGLDMRERRFLLRLTRNLLEQGGAVHEVLQTFARSLKYFVQSREYLEQRRVNQLLKEAQRAALAIKDGVKTTESLTYSLELTSSRLHSLSQWALYDPALQAEPEAMREGEPAPIDLESVSELVAQSEIDFRTLKEHVCSLLEQRDQASIGDILDHFPAEQGLGSVIGLLALGSRHGIKGSDKGGDASVDDSIETVAWIGEDDQRRCARIRGPRDFASKYCKNR
- the guaA gene encoding glutamine-hydrolyzing GMP synthase, with the translated sequence MSIPDIHAHRILILDFGSQYTQLIARRIREIGVYCEIRAFDISDDDIKEFKPSGFILAGGPESVTEAGSPRAPQLVFELGVPVLGICYGMQTMAEQMGGKVEGSPVHEFGYAQIKLETAGALTADIADHIDSKDGKTLLDVWMSHGDKVIRLPEGFEVLASTPSCPIAAMQCEAKKFYGVQFHPEVTHTLQGQRIFEHFVLKLCGCEALWTPANIVEDAIAKVRAQVGDQKVLLGLSGGVDSSVVAALLHKAIGTQLTCVFVDNGLLRKNEGDQVMEMFAKNMGVKVIRVDAEEAFLSKLAGEADPEKKRKSIGNTFIEIFDQEATTLKDVNFLAQGTIYPDVIESAASKTGKAHVIKSHHNVGGLPDDMAMDLVEPLRELFKDEVRRIGLELGLPYDMVYRHPFPGPGLGVRILGEVKKEYADILREADAIFLEELHRADWYHKTSQAFAVFLPVKSVGVVGDARRYEYVIALRAVETIDFMTARWAHLPYELLETVSNRIINEIKQVSRVAYDVSSKPPATIEWE